GACGGACACCGGGATCGGGTTTTTGAGGTCCTCTCTTTTTCGGGATAAGACCCTGTTCGGCCTGACGCCTCCACTTTGCAATGTTTGAATAATAGAGTCCTTCACGGCGTAACAGGGCACCGAGCTGACCCGGTTGCGTGCATAATTCTGCTTCTCTGAGGATACGGGATTTATATGCCGCCGTGAACTTACGTCGTATTGCCTTCTCGGGCACTTCGGGATCAGGAACTGCCCTGATACCGGATTTGCTGCCTTCTGCCGCTGTCGTATCTTTATTTTCCAATTTGCTCTCTCCTTCCCGCCCTTAGAGTCTAAACTATTGGGTGGAAAGTGTCTCACTTATATTGGCACAGAGGGTATGGCGGGGCTCCTGGAGAAGCTTATACCCAGCGTGGGCCATGCCGATGCCAAGCACAGCCCCGACATACCCAACAAGCTCTGGCATGACAAGCGCCTCGTTCCGAGCCACGCCTCGATTGAGAACAAGCCGCGCTTCCTCGATGCGGCGGGGTGCCTCTTTGACCTCTACCGGGGCCGCTCCGTCGACGATGACGCGAGAAGCTCTCTCCTTGCCGATCTCGGCAATGCCATAGGGGACAGCACAAGCACGAAGTCCCAGCGCGTCGGGAACTATAAGGCCCTCATCGGGGGAGAGT
This Syntrophorhabdaceae bacterium DNA region includes the following protein-coding sequences:
- a CDS encoding IS3 family transposase, encoding MRAVPDPEVPEKAIRRKFTAAYKSRILREAELCTQPGQLGALLRREGLYYSNIAKWRRQAEQGLIPKKRGPQKPDPGVR